From the genome of Strix aluco isolate bStrAlu1 chromosome 13, bStrAlu1.hap1, whole genome shotgun sequence:
CTGCAGGAGTAGAAGGTGCTGTGATTCCTATTGTATGGGCCGGAGGAGTCCCGGGAAAATCCAAAAGAGCAGACCCAGTAAGAATTGACCTTAAACCAAGATCATCCCCGGTAGTAAGAATTAAACAGTGTCCTCTAAAGCTAGAAGCTGGAAAGGGGTTGGTGCCAATAATTGAGAAATTCTTAAAGTATAAGTTACTAGTGGAGTGTGAgtcaaaacacacacaccccccccccccccattttgctGGTTAAAAAGGCCAATGGTAAGGATTGCTGGTTGGTCCAGGACCTGAGGGCAATAAATCAGATAACCCAGGATATTCATCCTGTAGTGGCAAACCCAGACACATTGTTAACTGGAACAGCAAAGTACATGGGGATTCCAACGCCTGATGGTACCCCCTTATACGATATCACCATTGCTGGAGGCCAGAGCTATGGACAGATtacagtgagcgcagcctttcaGCGGGGCAGTGCTAAGATGACTACTCAACAAGAAATCCAAATGGAAGAACCACCACAGGTATCCTATAACTGTGCTTGCATACAGCGATGTCATCTGAATGATGCAACTCCAGACTGCACAAACAACAATACTATAGCTGTAGGACTAGCCAAGGGCTGTAACAGTTACATGAATTCTGTAGACAGCCAATTTGATCTAGCCCTGTTACATAGATTTAAACCCTCAGTTAGGTGGCCTGTACCCCGAGCAGAAGGAACAGGATGGTACTGGCTATGCGGTAACCGAGCTCGGAAAATACTGCCCCTAGGATGGGAAGGAGTGTGCACCAGGAGCCCTCGCCCCGAGCACGACAGCAGTTAATAAGCTGCATGAACAGAGTGGATGGGCGAGGACCCTCCTTAAACGAAGCAGAAGGACTCACAGTGCTATAGCAGACTGTCCTTAGGCATTCCACAGTTTCGTTAGATGGTTTCTCTCTCGGCTTGGAGTAAGTGAATTGGAAAAGACAACTGTAAATATATCCACCATAATCGAGAACATAGAAAACAGAACTATGGACGCCACACAAGCGTTGCAAATTGAAGTGTCCAGTTTGTCTCAGGTAGTGTAACAAAATCGAATGGCCCTTGGCCTCGCAAGGGGGTGTCTGCACCGTGATTAACACAAGCTGTTGTGTATACGTAGATCAGAATGGCAGAATTTCCACGGGTTTGGCAGAAATTTGGGAACAGACCAAAGTCCTGCCTCAGGCCACCAAGGATGATACGTCCTGGGGCTTTGAAGAATTGTGGCACAAACTTAGCTCATGGCTACTGAATTGGGTATGGTTAAGAAATCTGTTTCTAGTGGTAATAGTAATGGTCTGCATCTATATCTTAGCTTGCATTATGATTCAGTGTTGTTGTAGACAAATCTGCATGAAAATGAGGTATTAAGTATTGAGACCTTGGATTtatgagtccaaagtctcaagaaaagggggagTTGCTGCCtgtagctgatgcctgcaagcagttggtgctactggctgtaaggggcctcagacaagaatgcacccaagggcATAATTTTTGCCACTGTGatgggtccatcccggggagggcagagaagccaacagacacctgtgggagctgaaggtaagaaagctgagaaactttacagacagagcaatgagccaagatgaggtcttatatgaaaaaaacctcagagttcatggaaaggacactaagacacctcttcagccaccactagggaccaccacagaccaccgaaaacccccatggaagcccctcagagacccttccccaaattttagtacacttgtgcaatgtattaacagatgcattagatcctctggaaataggtgtgcaCTGctcggaaattacatgaatatttgtTGGTCTCGGTCCAGCTGGGATCGGGGCGACGcgcagtttgttgaagggggggcattgccaagagcaaatgctgctgcactgtgtgcCCGCTCCCAATTTAtgaccacctgtttacataggttcattttcacttttacatcctactgaccttcaggttttgcctgtttataacttacatgctcaccacactctgcaggtggtgctTTTTCccgctgtttttcacacaacaggGTGTTCCATAATGCTGCCTCAggtatccacaatcattcttctaacctcaaggccagtttacattttgctaactaccaattcttaattcccacaggcACCTGCGGGCAGAGACCCCCTGTTCAGCGACACCCCGGGATCCCacacagctcctgggggaccaacgccccccagcccccgctgtgctctccgtcctggcacagaggaaaagcagctggccaggagtgaagccagtgaggagtcaggacggggctccctgtccccccgctctcctctcctgtgccctgggtggcgccttccacccctccaaaccggcagcagatacggcagggacagagtagttgcggcttcatcactggcgttagccagcctgtgcctcagcttcctcctgcgtgagctggtaccagggcagctggtgcccacatctggggagctttacaccaggccagataacactgaaaagttgcaggggagtcacaggctggttttgctcagagcagccatcgacagggtgtaggtacagggcccagtgtcgtctgggctgtgggtaagcaaaggctgagggcagccatggagcgaggggccggagtgtccaggaccccattgcctgcggagcgGCTCACAGCCGGTCCCCGGTTACGGGGTGTCGTTAGGGGTGATGTCATAATGGGGCAGATCCAAACCACCcgacgacagggtgtcagagcgtcagtgctgcagccgcgcCGCCACCGGTCACAGCAGACATGCTGCGCTCTGTCCCGGGTCTGCCGGcggcctctgagcctgcccagctgccccccatcacctaccagctgccccaggccagtgtctggcagggggggccagggcccatgggggccccggggcagctggtgcagctccaCCCCGGCATGTGGCTCCCTCCCATGGTGCAGCTCCCCCCAGGGGTGCAGTTCTGCTCcatggctgctccctgtccccctgcccatggctggggacagcaggtggtggggaggacgctggtgcccccccagccgatggggctggggccgggggccgtgGTCCAGGAGGAGCCCCTGTACCCCacgggctcctgcctgctgcacgtccctgcccgccccagccccccgtCACCCTGCCACCCCGCAGCTCAGCGCTGGGTGCAGGGCCCCCCTCTGCTCCACAACACGCCCGGCAGCGCCCAGAAGCTGCCGGAGGCCTCCAACATGGAGGCAGTGGCCGTCGAGGACAGCGTCCCTGCTGCCAGCGCCCACCAGCCCGCCCTGGCTCCGCTGACTGGCAGAGCCACCATAAAGCCCAAAGGTGAGTttaggggctggcagagcccacaGGCAGACAGCCAAGCTGAGGAAAGGTTGCATCGCCTGGACTTGggttggctttgcttttgcagcagcagtgaccgccctggcagccccggggaagcCCGCAGACCTGCCCGAGCAGGGGCTGGACGCCTTCGCGGAGGCCTTTCGTGAGGaggcagaggacaccactgccCAACAGATCCTCGCTTGGCTTAACACCGTGGATGGCGAGGACACCATCCCCGACGTCCTCGACAGCCCCAGCGTGactgccttcctccagcagctccctgacgTCTCTGCCTACGTGgcggagggcagcagccccaaggagcaggCAGTGGCGGCAAGGCTGGGGGACAGTGAGGACGCTGTCTCCGATGTCCCAGAGCTGACGGCCCTCCTCGGTGAGCTCCCCGACCTCTCCAGGTATGTGGAAGCGGGTGGTGGTGGGAGTGGGGAACAGTGAGGACACTGTCCCTGATGTCCTTgatttccccaacagcctcaccagCACCATGTGCTGTGATGAGTTCCCCGACCTCTCTGTGTACGTGGTGGACGGTGACTGCCCCCAGGACCGAGCGATGGTGGCACAtctaggggacagtggggacaccgtCTTGACCGCCAGTGTCCCCAacttgcctgctgaggtcctcaaggagctccctgacctctgcaggtacgtgacggagggcggctgccccaaggagcgagccgtggcggcagggctgggggatggcaagGACAccgtccccagtgtcccccacgtCTCCAACTTGAGCACCTCCCTTAACGAGCTCCCCCACCTCTCGGAGTACAGGGCAGAGGGCGGCTGCGACAATGAGCAAGTGGCGGTGGTGATGCTGGTGGACGGTGAAAACATCTTCCCTGACAGCCTCTCCAGCACCGTCTCCTCCAATGAAGCCCCCAACTTCTTGGGGTACGGGACGCAGGGCAACTGGGCCAAGGACCACCTGTCAGCAGCGATGCTGGGGGACGCTGATCCCTTCTGGGGGGTGCCAGCCTCCCCCTCGCAggaccccacagggcagcagggcaggatggcggcagaactgcccacctggctgccacCGAGTCCTTCGGAGACATCTGAGGAGAGCTCGGAGGAGAGCTCGGATGAGAGCTCGGAGGAGAGCTCCGAGGACAGTCCTGCGAAGAGACCCCAGAAGGGTCCCCTGAAGGCTCTTCCAGACAGTCACCTGCTGAGCCCACAGGGGGTCCCGCTGctgagtcccctgcccagcccctcgcgtCCTTCCCGGCGTCAcccgccccgcacggcccggctgatggaggaggtgctgcggaggcagccccgggtgcttctgactcgcctgcccctggagaatgCGCTGAAGGGTCCTcaggagacccctctgc
Proteins encoded in this window:
- the LOC141929212 gene encoding uncharacterized protein LOC141929212, which codes for MLRSVPGLPAASEPAQLPPITYQLPQASVWQGGPGPMGAPGQLVQLHPGMWLPPMVQLPPGVQFCSMAAPCPPAHGWGQQVVGRTLVPPQPMGLGPGAVVQEEPLYPTGSCLLHVPARPSPPSPCHPAAQRWVQGPPLLHNTPGSAQKLPEASNMEAVAVEDSVPAASAHQPALAPLTGRATIKPKAAVTALAAPGKPADLPEQGLDAFAEAFREEAEDTTAQQILAWLNTVDGEDTIPDVLDSPSVTAFLQQLPDVSAYVAEGSSPKEQAVAARLGDSEDAVSDVPELTALLGELPDLSRYVEAGGGGSGEQ
- the LOC141929428 gene encoding uncharacterized protein LOC141929428, whose translation is MVAHLGDSGDTVLTASVPNLPAEVLKELPDLCRAEGGCDNEQVAVVMLVDGENIFPDSLSSTVSSNEAPNFLGYGTQGNWAKDHLSAAMLGDADPFWGVPASPSQDPTGQQGRMAAELPTWLPPSPSETSEESSEESSDESSEESSEDSPAKRPQKGPLKALPDSHLLSPQGVPLLSPLPSPSRPSRRHPPRTARLMEEVLRRQPRVLLTRLPLENALKGPQETPLPSRSRPSRNHPAHTARLMEEVLRRQPRVLLTRLPLPLGAVSGRGVPGSGRAGGKRAKRPAPARSAKKRETSLRDNIPPKRRKMVV